Proteins encoded by one window of Glycine soja cultivar W05 chromosome 15, ASM419377v2, whole genome shotgun sequence:
- the LOC114388459 gene encoding probable polyamine oxidase 5: MVVKKPRIVIIGAGMAGLTAANKLYTATASKDLFELCVVEGGTRIGGRINTSEFGGDRIEMGATWIHGIGGSPIHKIAQEIHSLHSDQPWECMDGNTDEAITIAEGGFHLHPSIVDPITKLFNTLMEYSQGKKTLTEATSKGAELESYHKLAALAAKLASASASAYNNNNLSVGSFLRQGLEAYQVSKEQEEVKGCGNWSRKLLEEAIFAMHENNQRTYTSADDLLTLDYGAESEYRMFPGEEITIAKGYLSIIESLASVLPPGFVQLGRKVTRIEWQLDDEKRKGAVENGCCSSRPVKLHFCDGSVMSADHVIVTVSLGVLKAAISDDDDDSGMFCPPLPPSKTEAISRLGFGVVNKLFMQLSPTHGEGKHGNEHSNKGFPFLQMVFHSPQSEMGHKKIPWWMRRTATLFPIYNNSSVLLSWFVGEEALALESLKDEEIINGVSSTVSCFLQHSQWQKGSTSSHKLCNGNVNSEERSHHQNEVKFSKVMKSKWGTDPLFLGSYSYVAVGSSGDDLDTMAEPLPKDNSCQPPAASSPLQILFAGEATHRTHYSTTHGAYFSGLREANRLLQHYHCVGIYNN, encoded by the coding sequence ATGGTGGTGAAGAAGCCACGGATTGTGATAATTGGAGCAGGAATGGCAGGTCTCACAGCTGCCAACAAGCTCTACACTGCCACTGCCTCAAAGGACTTGTTTGAGCTGTGTGTTGTGGAGGGTGGAACAAGGATTGGTGGCAGAATCAACACCTCAGAGTTTGGTGGTGACCGCATTGAGATGGGAGCTACATGGATCCATGGAATTGGTGGCAGCCCTATTCACAAGATTGCCCAAGAGATCCACTCACTCCACTCAGACCAACCTTGGGAGTGCATGGATGGCAACACTGATGAGGCCATCACCATTGCTGAAGGTGGCTTTCACCTCCACCCTTCCATTGTTGACCCCATCACGAAGCTCTTCAACACCCTCATGGAATATTCTCAAGGTAAGAAGACCCTCACTGAGGCCACTTCAAAGGGTGCTGAACTTGAAAGCTATCACAAGCTGGCTGCTTTGGCTGCTAAGCTTGCTTCTGCTTCTGCTTCTgcttacaacaacaacaaccttagtGTTGGTTCTTTCCTCAGACAAGGCCTTGAGGCATACCAGGTTTCAAAGGAGCAAGAGGAGGTGAAAGGGTGTGGGAACTGGAGCAGGAAGCTGCTTGAAGAAGCAATCTTTGCAATGCATGAGAACAACCAGAGGACATATACTTCAGCTGATGACCTTTTGACACTGGATTATGGTGCTGAGAGTGAGTACAGAATGTTCCCAGGTGAAGAAATCACTATTGCTAAAGGGTACTTGAGCATAATTGAGTCCTTGGCTTCTGTGTTGCCACCTGGTTTTGTCCAGTTAGGTAGGAAGGTCACAAGGATTGAGTGGCAGCTTGATGATGAGAAGAGGAAGGGTGCTGTGGAAAATGGATGTTGCTCTTCTAGGCCTGTGAAGCTGCATTTTTGTGATGGCTCAGTTATGTCTGCTGATCATGTCATTGTCACAGTTTCACTTGGAGTGTTAAAAGCTGCTAttagtgatgatgatgatgattcaggTATGTTCTGTCCTCCTCTTCCCCCTTCCAAGACTGAGGCTATTTCAAGGCTTGGTTTTGGTGTTGTTAACAAGTTGTTTATGCAATTGAGTCCAACACACGGAGAAGGGAAACATGGAAATGAACACTCTAACAAAGGGTTTCCTTTCTTGCAAATGGTTTTCCATTCACCTCAATCTGAAATGGGGCACAAGAAAATACCCTGGTGGATGAGGAGGACAGCCACCCTTTTCCCCATCTACAACAATTCTAGTGTCCTCTTGTCATGGTTTGTGGGGGAGGAAGCACTAGCACTTGAGTCACTCAAAGATGAAGAGATCATAAATGGGGTTTCATCCACAGTCTCATGCTTTCTACAGCATTCTCAGTGGCAAAAGGGTTCCACCAGTTCACATAAATTGTGCAATGGGAATGTGAATTCTGAGGAGAGATCTCACCACCAAAATGAAGTGAAGTTCAGTAAAGTCATGAAGAGCAAATGGGGAACTGATCCCTTGTTTTTAGGCTCATACAGTTATGTTGCAGTAGGATCAAGTGGTGATGATTTAGATACAATGGCAGAGCCATTGCCAAAAGATAACAGTTGTCAACCTCCTGCAGCTTCATCTCCACTTCAAATTTTGTTTGCAGGGGAAGCAACTCACAGAACTCATTATTCCACAACTCATGGAGCTTACTTCAGTGGTCTTAGGGAAGCCAATAGGCTTCTTCAACATTACCATTGTGTTGGGATTTATAACaactag